The following are encoded in a window of Flavobacterium sp. WC2421 genomic DNA:
- a CDS encoding response regulator transcription factor, which produces MKILLIEDEPELQKSIKQYFEVEGNVVEIASDFSKAQQKIAIYDYDCILVDITLPNGSGLDLITEIKLKKSKAGIIIISAKNSLDDKIFGLDLGADDYLPKPFHLSELNSRIKALIRRKNFDGSLEIVVNEIRILPADRSVYVNNATVTLTSKEYDLLLYFIANKNRVVSKNALAEHLWGDDADRLDNYDFIYNHVKNLRKKLLEKKCEDYLQTVYGLGYNFKLQE; this is translated from the coding sequence ATGAAAATTTTATTAATCGAAGATGAACCTGAATTGCAAAAAAGTATCAAACAATATTTTGAAGTAGAAGGGAATGTGGTTGAAATAGCTTCGGATTTTAGTAAGGCACAACAGAAAATTGCGATCTATGATTATGATTGTATTTTGGTTGATATTACGTTGCCAAATGGTTCTGGTTTGGATTTGATTACCGAAATTAAATTAAAAAAATCAAAAGCGGGAATCATTATTATTTCTGCAAAAAACTCACTGGATGATAAAATTTTTGGTTTGGATCTTGGTGCCGATGATTATTTACCAAAACCGTTTCATTTATCGGAACTTAATTCGAGAATAAAAGCGTTGATTAGACGAAAAAATTTTGATGGAAGTCTAGAAATTGTTGTCAATGAAATTAGAATCCTTCCAGCAGATCGAAGCGTTTATGTAAATAATGCAACTGTTACTTTAACCTCAAAAGAATATGATTTATTACTGTATTTCATCGCCAATAAAAACCGCGTAGTGAGTAAAAATGCCTTGGCCGAGCATTTGTGGGGAGACGATGCAGATCGATTGGATAACTATGATTTTATATACAACCATGTAAAAAACTTGCGCAAAAAATTATTAGAAAAAAAATGCGAAGATTATTTACAAACTGTCTACGGTCTAGGTTATAATTTTAAATTACAAGAATGA
- a CDS encoding sensor histidine kinase encodes MKLITKTSLYYLLLSIPILILSGFICFHILTHKVRHANDEVLVNRIKLIEQYLVENDTVSLQFLVKTKEAEINKTLKNNFSNGNKTIFSDTLILDEAENEMDPNRMVSSIVRVKKANYLIKIWRSSIENEELIKGILFLLVWILLALFLISMILNFWISKKMWKPFYTSVSNLEKFRASDNEIPPFEDSTIKEFTALNKSLASMMSKMIADYNAQKKFTENASHEIQTPLAVIKSKVDLLIQSENLDPIDVELIVAIDDACSKLNRLNKSLLLLTKIENRQFKTIEKVSVEKVLDSSLLLFEDYIKEKEITIVKNIETEFWINMNPDLGLVFINNLIQNAIRHNVDEGSIHIRIKFNKIIIENTGAIEPLNLDHLFKRFQKNSTSHLSIGLGLAIANEIAEVSGLVLKYKFINNKHRFILKERD; translated from the coding sequence ATGAAACTAATTACAAAGACCAGTTTATATTACTTATTGTTAAGTATCCCGATCTTGATTCTGTCGGGTTTTATTTGTTTTCATATATTAACACATAAAGTACGGCATGCTAATGATGAGGTTTTGGTGAATCGCATCAAATTGATTGAGCAATATTTAGTAGAAAACGACACCGTTTCGTTGCAGTTTTTAGTCAAAACTAAGGAAGCGGAAATCAACAAAACATTAAAAAATAATTTTAGTAACGGGAATAAAACAATTTTTTCGGACACATTAATTCTAGATGAGGCGGAAAATGAAATGGACCCAAATAGGATGGTTTCGTCGATTGTAAGGGTTAAAAAAGCTAATTATCTAATAAAAATTTGGCGTAGTAGCATAGAAAATGAAGAGTTAATCAAAGGTATTTTGTTTTTACTTGTCTGGATTTTATTGGCATTATTTTTAATTTCAATGATTCTTAATTTTTGGATTTCAAAAAAAATGTGGAAACCGTTTTATACTTCGGTCTCCAACTTGGAGAAATTTAGAGCTAGTGATAACGAAATACCACCATTTGAGGATTCAACCATTAAAGAATTTACAGCTTTAAATAAATCGCTTGCTAGTATGATGAGTAAAATGATTGCGGATTATAATGCCCAAAAGAAATTTACAGAGAATGCATCTCATGAAATTCAAACTCCTTTGGCAGTCATAAAATCAAAGGTTGATTTACTTATTCAATCTGAAAATTTAGATCCAATTGATGTTGAATTAATTGTTGCAATTGATGATGCATGTTCTAAACTGAATCGCTTAAATAAGTCATTATTATTGCTTACAAAAATTGAAAATAGACAGTTTAAAACCATTGAAAAAGTGTCTGTCGAAAAAGTATTGGATTCGTCTTTATTGCTTTTTGAAGATTATATAAAAGAGAAGGAAATAACTATTGTAAAAAATATTGAAACTGAATTTTGGATTAATATGAACCCTGATTTAGGGTTAGTATTCATTAATAATTTAATTCAAAATGCGATCAGACATAATGTTGATGAGGGGAGTATACATATTAGGATCAAGTTTAATAAAATTATCATTGAAAATACTGGAGCAATAGAACCGCTAAATTTGGACCATCTATTTAAACGTTTTCAAAAAAATTCAACGTCTCATTTATCAATTGGACTTGGTTTAGCAATAGCAAATGAAATTGCTGAAGTCAGTGGATTAGTTTTAAAATATAAATTTATAAACAACAAACATCGCTTTATTTTGAAAGAAAGGGATTAA
- a CDS encoding serine hydrolase domain-containing protein: MIFFICCSSCNVFRSLRYGGIPSQSDYKHFAQRVIANEAPVYYFHKPIKDSHLGTKIGLVNRDFNGTNVSLDSFTTLHKTISFLIIRNDTIVYERYNKGYTSNSFVSSFSMVKPFVSTLIGIAIDEGKIKSENDLIIDYLPEFKNKIGWDKITIKNLLQHTSGIRFTDNKLNPVSDNAEFYWGDNLREKMLNLKLEYPPNTKFKYSSENTMLLGYIIEKVSGGTISNYLEDKIWKPLGMEAPATWSLDRDDDKAIEKTFCCLQARAIDFAKFGRLYLNGGNWNGKQIVSKRWVELSTHSDPSGNNKHFYNNNWGIGPLKYGSYFAVGLFGQYLYIYPEKKMIIVRFGDAETSYHPNYWQEVFLQIIDQMK; encoded by the coding sequence ATGATATTTTTTATCTGTTGTAGTTCTTGTAATGTATTTCGTTCCTTGAGGTACGGCGGGATTCCCAGCCAATCAGATTACAAGCATTTCGCACAACGCGTTATTGCTAATGAAGCGCCTGTTTATTATTTTCATAAACCTATCAAAGACTCTCATTTAGGAACTAAAATAGGACTTGTCAATCGGGATTTTAACGGTACAAATGTTAGTTTAGATAGCTTTACTACATTACATAAAACGATCTCTTTTTTAATTATTCGTAACGATACAATTGTTTACGAAAGATACAACAAAGGATATACTTCAAATTCATTTGTTTCTTCCTTCTCTATGGTGAAACCATTTGTTTCTACTTTAATTGGAATTGCAATTGATGAAGGAAAAATAAAAAGTGAAAATGACCTCATTATTGATTATTTACCTGAATTTAAAAATAAAATTGGTTGGGATAAAATTACCATAAAAAATTTATTACAACACACCTCAGGTATTCGATTTACTGATAACAAACTAAATCCAGTATCTGATAATGCTGAATTTTATTGGGGAGATAATTTAAGAGAAAAGATGCTCAATTTAAAACTAGAATACCCACCCAACACAAAATTTAAATACAGTAGTGAAAACACAATGCTTTTAGGATATATTATTGAAAAAGTAAGTGGCGGAACCATTTCTAACTATTTAGAAGATAAAATATGGAAACCATTAGGAATGGAGGCACCGGCAACATGGAGTTTGGATCGAGATGATGATAAAGCAATCGAAAAAACATTTTGTTGTTTACAAGCTAGAGCAATTGATTTTGCAAAGTTTGGCAGACTTTATCTTAATGGAGGGAATTGGAATGGAAAGCAAATTGTGTCAAAAAGATGGGTAGAGTTGTCTACACATTCGGATCCATCAGGAAATAACAAACATTTTTATAATAATAATTGGGGAATAGGGCCTCTGAAATACGGGAGTTATTTTGCTGTAGGGTTGTTTGGGCAATATCTCTATATCTATCCTGAAAAAAAAATGATTATAGTGCGTTTTGGAGATGCCGAAACGTCGTATCATCCTAATTATTGGCAGGAAGTTTTTTTGCAAATAATTGACCAAATGAAATAA
- a CDS encoding PepSY-like domain-containing protein — translation MKKLVMLLSIVLVSSFAFAGTPPEAVKKAFAKKFPTATKVSWGKEAPKEWEADFIFEGNSISANFLQDGTWLETEKEIKAMNLPKAVLATVKSNYLDWKIAEADLTETAKNGTIYEVELKKGLKRKSLAFKANGTLVKE, via the coding sequence ATGAAAAAATTAGTAATGTTATTGTCAATTGTATTGGTATCCAGTTTTGCATTTGCAGGTACACCACCTGAAGCAGTAAAAAAAGCTTTCGCTAAAAAATTCCCTACTGCTACCAAAGTGAGTTGGGGAAAAGAAGCGCCAAAGGAGTGGGAAGCAGACTTTATTTTTGAAGGAAATTCCATTTCGGCTAATTTTTTGCAAGATGGAACTTGGCTTGAGACTGAAAAAGAGATTAAAGCGATGAACTTACCAAAAGCCGTTTTAGCCACTGTAAAATCAAATTATTTGGATTGGAAAATAGCAGAGGCTGATCTAACCGAAACTGCTAAGAATGGAACCATATACGAAGTAGAGCTAAAAAAAGGGTTAAAGCGAAAAAGTTTAGCTTTCAAAGCAAATGGAACTTTAGTAAAAGAATAA
- a CDS encoding phosphatase PAP2 family protein, protein MAQGLSSQDSIKGAKNGNLSFNYKQLIIPTVLVGYGIIGMENKNLKDLNLEIKEEVTENIDRKISVDDFSQYVPALAVYGLNLGGIKGKNNLRDRSIIFATSYLIMGSTVYALKKTTHVLRPDGSSNNSFPSGHTATAFAGAEFLWQEYKDVSIWYGISGYIVATGTGFFRIYNNRHWFTDVTMGAGIGILSTKVAYWMFPYINNKIFKSNKNNSSVMVAPFYNGRQMGLGMVLNLH, encoded by the coding sequence ATGGCACAAGGGCTTAGTAGCCAAGACAGTATTAAGGGTGCCAAAAATGGTAATTTAAGTTTCAATTACAAGCAATTGATTATACCAACGGTACTTGTTGGATACGGTATAATTGGTATGGAAAATAAAAATTTAAAAGACTTGAACTTAGAAATCAAAGAGGAAGTCACCGAAAATATTGATAGAAAAATTAGTGTAGACGATTTCTCCCAATACGTTCCAGCATTAGCGGTTTACGGTCTGAATTTAGGAGGTATTAAAGGAAAAAATAATTTACGAGATCGAAGTATAATTTTTGCAACTTCTTATCTTATTATGGGAAGTACGGTTTATGCTTTGAAAAAAACAACCCATGTTTTAAGACCAGACGGAAGTAGTAATAATTCTTTTCCATCGGGACATACTGCTACTGCATTTGCTGGTGCCGAATTTTTATGGCAAGAGTACAAGGATGTTTCTATTTGGTACGGGATTTCAGGTTATATAGTAGCTACAGGAACAGGTTTTTTTAGAATCTATAATAATCGACATTGGTTTACTGATGTAACTATGGGGGCAGGAATAGGAATTTTAAGCACAAAAGTGGCCTATTGGATGTTTCCTTATATCAATAATAAGATTTTTAAATCGAATAAGAATAATTCTTCAGTAATGGTTGCTCCCTTTTATAACGGAAGACAAATGGGACTCGGAATGGTCTTAAATCTACATTAA
- a CDS encoding YncE family protein — MKKIVALVILGFSIANCNSQTFKVSEKIKLPGNDGWDYLAVDDVNQHLFISHGSEVNVIDLKSNALITTIPDTKGVHGIAIANDLNKAFISNGKDNSVSIVNLTTFELIEKVAISGKNPDAILYDAFSKKVFTYNGKSNNATVLDAITNKEIKSIALGGKPEFSVTNTKGLIFVNIEDKNEIKTIDATKLAVKATWSIAPGDEPSGLAIDLESNRLFAVCGNKLMVVVNAINGKVVKTLPIGDGCDGVTFNPKNKLIFSSNGEGTITVVKEKSPAVFAVLQTVKTPKGARTITLNKTTNQLYLSTANFGEKPKPTAEIPNPRPSIIPNSFTILVVDDKK; from the coding sequence ATGAAAAAAATAGTTGCATTAGTAATTCTTGGTTTTTCAATTGCAAATTGTAATAGCCAAACTTTCAAAGTTTCTGAGAAAATAAAATTACCTGGGAATGATGGCTGGGATTATCTTGCCGTTGATGATGTGAATCAACATTTATTTATTTCACACGGAAGTGAGGTAAATGTAATAGATTTAAAATCAAATGCCTTAATTACTACAATTCCTGATACAAAAGGGGTTCATGGTATTGCTATTGCAAATGATTTAAACAAAGCATTCATTTCTAATGGGAAAGACAATTCAGTATCAATTGTCAATTTAACCACTTTTGAATTGATCGAAAAAGTAGCTATTTCAGGTAAAAATCCAGATGCCATTTTATATGATGCATTTTCCAAAAAAGTATTTACTTACAATGGGAAATCTAATAATGCTACAGTTTTAGACGCGATCACAAATAAAGAGATAAAATCGATAGCTTTGGGTGGAAAACCAGAATTTTCAGTAACGAATACCAAAGGGTTGATTTTTGTAAATATCGAAGATAAAAACGAAATTAAAACCATCGATGCCACTAAACTGGCTGTAAAAGCTACTTGGAGCATTGCACCAGGAGACGAACCTTCAGGATTAGCAATTGATTTAGAATCGAATCGATTATTTGCAGTGTGTGGTAATAAGTTAATGGTGGTTGTAAATGCTATAAATGGTAAGGTTGTTAAAACTTTACCTATTGGTGATGGTTGCGATGGTGTTACTTTTAATCCTAAAAATAAACTTATTTTTAGTTCTAATGGAGAAGGAACAATTACAGTTGTTAAGGAAAAAAGCCCTGCAGTTTTTGCAGTACTACAAACAGTAAAAACCCCAAAAGGAGCACGAACAATTACTTTGAATAAAACTACAAATCAATTGTATTTATCTACTGCAAATTTTGGAGAAAAACCAAAACCTACCGCCGAAATTCCTAATCCAAGACCAAGTATTATTCCTAACTCTTTTACTATTTTAGTAGTTGATGATAAAAAATAA
- a CDS encoding TolC family protein: MRSFLIILIFLITASSFSQEKDLVFYIEKAQTNSPLLKDISNQIQSNTIDSLLIRATYKPLVAANINGYIAPNYNGFGYDTALSNGQSITGLVGINKKIIGKSIINSQAETFKIIKEGLVLNKKIAVKDLHKAIIAQYITTYGSAEQMVYNQNMAALLKNEAVILKKLTQNSIYRQTDYLIFISTLKQQELQVLQLKQQYQNDLGLLNYLSGETDTTFVNLKKPTIALKSIQNEKTTVFEKQFETDSLKIINQNKLIDNSYKPSLSLLGDAGYMSSFISQGYKNFGFSVGLGLSIPIYDGNQKTLLHQKNKTALATNLAYKNNFNKQYQQQLLMLNQQLKQTFEIQNQLQSQLQISDALIDANKKLLLSGDAQITDFMIAIGNVININNTISQNKINTLQLINEINYWSSND, from the coding sequence ATGAGATCATTCCTTATCATTCTTATTTTTTTAATTACGGCTTCGTCCTTTTCACAGGAAAAGGACTTGGTTTTTTATATAGAAAAAGCCCAAACTAATTCCCCTTTACTAAAAGACATATCGAATCAAATTCAATCCAATACAATTGATAGTTTGCTTATTAGAGCTACTTACAAGCCGCTGGTTGCCGCAAATATAAATGGGTATATTGCTCCTAATTATAACGGTTTTGGTTATGATACTGCTTTGAGCAACGGTCAATCCATAACAGGATTGGTAGGAATTAATAAAAAAATAATTGGTAAAAGTATAATTAATTCGCAAGCAGAAACCTTCAAAATCATTAAAGAGGGTTTAGTTTTAAATAAAAAAATTGCGGTTAAAGATTTGCATAAAGCTATTATAGCGCAATACATCACGACTTACGGTAGTGCAGAGCAAATGGTTTACAACCAAAATATGGCTGCATTACTGAAAAATGAAGCCGTGATTTTGAAAAAACTCACCCAAAATTCCATTTATAGGCAAACGGATTATTTGATTTTTATTTCAACCTTAAAGCAGCAAGAATTACAGGTTTTGCAATTGAAACAACAATATCAAAATGATTTGGGGTTACTCAATTATTTATCAGGAGAAACGGATACTACTTTTGTCAATTTAAAAAAACCAACAATTGCTTTAAAAAGTATACAAAATGAAAAGACTACTGTTTTTGAAAAGCAATTCGAAACCGATAGCTTGAAAATTATCAATCAAAATAAATTAATAGATAACAGCTATAAACCTTCTCTTTCGTTACTTGGTGATGCGGGTTATATGTCTAGTTTTATCAGTCAAGGATATAAAAATTTCGGCTTTAGTGTTGGTTTAGGATTATCTATTCCTATTTACGATGGAAATCAGAAAACCTTGTTGCATCAAAAAAACAAAACTGCGTTGGCTACTAATTTAGCGTATAAAAACAATTTTAATAAACAATATCAGCAACAATTATTGATGTTAAATCAGCAATTAAAACAAACCTTTGAAATTCAAAATCAGTTGCAATCTCAACTTCAAATAAGTGATGCGCTTATCGATGCCAATAAAAAACTGTTACTTTCTGGAGATGCTCAAATTACTGATTTTATGATTGCTATAGGAAATGTTATCAATATCAATAATACGATTTCGCAAAACAAAATAAATACGCTTCAACTGATTAATGAAATCAATTATTGGAGTTCTAATGACTAA
- a CDS encoding efflux RND transporter periplasmic adaptor subunit: MKSIIGVLMTNTMNKFIFFLVLIPVCFTACKDNSVTEKPIDASIPVTITSIDTTGIENYMELNATATYLVKNNIKANATGYLSSVNVAINDFVNNGSTLFSIKTRESKVLGNTINKIDPSLNFGGAIQVHSNTSGIVTMVNVQQGDYVQDGDPLVTINDANSFALVLSLPYELKKFVTAGQHLNVSLPDGSDRIATVQKFSPTVDATSQTQNVILKINGKQDIPENLIVKVRINKSSNSKTISLPKGAVLSDETETDFWIMKMINSNTAIKIPIEKGIQTDDRIQILAPQLTAKDKILVTGNYGVSDTIKVKVIGK; encoded by the coding sequence ATGAAATCAATTATTGGAGTTCTAATGACTAATACTATGAATAAATTTATCTTTTTTTTGGTGCTAATTCCGGTCTGTTTTACCGCATGTAAGGACAATTCAGTAACCGAGAAACCTATTGATGCTAGTATTCCTGTAACGATTACTTCTATTGATACAACTGGTATTGAAAATTATATGGAATTGAATGCTACAGCAACTTATTTAGTTAAAAATAATATTAAAGCGAATGCTACTGGGTACTTGAGTTCCGTTAATGTAGCAATAAATGATTTTGTAAACAACGGTTCCACCTTGTTTTCGATTAAAACAAGAGAATCTAAAGTGCTGGGTAATACGATAAATAAAATTGACCCTAGTTTGAATTTTGGCGGAGCTATTCAAGTGCATTCTAACACGAGTGGAATAGTAACAATGGTAAATGTGCAACAAGGAGATTATGTGCAAGATGGTGATCCATTGGTAACAATAAATGACGCTAATAGTTTTGCATTGGTGTTAAGTTTGCCTTATGAATTAAAAAAATTCGTTACAGCTGGACAACATTTGAATGTTAGTTTGCCTGATGGGAGTGATAGAATTGCAACAGTTCAAAAGTTTTCACCTACAGTGGATGCCACTTCGCAAACCCAAAATGTAATTTTGAAAATAAATGGGAAACAAGATATTCCTGAAAATTTAATTGTAAAAGTTAGAATTAATAAAAGCTCAAATTCTAAAACTATTTCGTTACCCAAAGGGGCCGTATTAAGTGATGAAACCGAAACTGATTTTTGGATTATGAAAATGATAAATTCTAACACAGCTATTAAAATTCCAATAGAAAAGGGAATTCAGACAGATGATAGAATCCAAATTTTAGCACCACAATTAACGGCTAAAGATAAAATTTTAGTTACGGGTAATTATGGAGTGAGCGATACGATTAAGGTTAAAGTAATCGGAAAATAA
- a CDS encoding efflux RND transporter permease subunit, whose protein sequence is MNNFFVKHKNGLSAIIFLIILGGFFAYSEMQTGLFPEITFPKIKIIADAGQQPVDKMMITVTKPLENAIKKVQDLKTIRSTTSRGSCEISAFMDWKADIDLSKTRIEEQINQIKNNLPPDTQITVEKMNPSILPVIGYAIEGKGMSAIELKKIANFTIKPFLSQIDGVSEIRIIGGKEKEYWLSLDFNKMTALGITPDAISQVLSQTNFIKSNGYLSDYRYLYLTITDAQVDKKEELENLIISNNGKGIVTLKDIAAVEIKEAKEYIKVNANGKESILVAVIKQPNSNLISLSDAMSQKLQDLKTILPKGITIKPFYEQARFVNDAVKSVTDSLLIGLLLAIIVAVLFLKSAKASATILIIIPVTLGLTLVVLYLTGQTFNIMTLGAIAAALGLIIDDAIVVVEQIHRTHEEHPDEPTVSLLQKAIHYLFPAMLGSSISTIVIFIPFVLMSGVAGSYFKVLTDTMIITLVCSFFVTWLLLPVVYLLLSKKDRGIAETEKVSEIHEVKTQNWVSYFIGKPIISITFCLVLILSIVIILPNLETGFLPEMDEGSIILDYESPPGTSLEETDRMLNEVEKIIIKVPEVEAYSRRTGTQMGFFITEPNRGDYLIQLKKDRNKTSNDVIDEIRAKVEATQPALRIDFGQVIGDMLGDLMSSVSPIEVKVYGNDQAQLQKTAKQVAAIVEKVKGTADVFDGIVLAGPVINIHPNYIQLAQYGITPSDLQFQMQTALEGNVVGSLLENEKQTPIRLIYANGKKRSLEDIKQLKIFLPNGQAIPITSLVTISIEKGVAEIERENLQMMSVVTGRLDNRDLGSVMKEIQTKVTSQIKLPSGYYIEYAGAYKDQQQSFKELLMILIASSLLVFGVILFLFRDFRVAFVILLISVLGIAGSYLLLFITATPLNVGSYTGIIMIVGIIAENAIFTFLQFRETFKLTRNVNESIVYSISTRLRPKLMTALGAIIALLPLAIGIGTGSELHQPLAIAVIGGFLIAMPLLLIVLPSLLARVYKNEKEFKHFQ, encoded by the coding sequence ATGAACAACTTCTTCGTAAAACATAAAAATGGTTTAAGCGCCATAATCTTCCTAATTATTTTAGGAGGTTTTTTTGCCTATTCAGAGATGCAAACAGGCTTGTTTCCTGAAATAACTTTTCCCAAAATAAAAATCATTGCCGATGCAGGACAACAACCTGTTGATAAAATGATGATTACGGTTACCAAACCGTTAGAAAATGCCATTAAAAAAGTTCAAGATTTAAAAACCATTAGAAGTACAACCAGTCGCGGAAGTTGTGAAATATCCGCTTTTATGGATTGGAAAGCAGATATTGATTTGAGTAAAACGCGTATTGAAGAACAAATCAACCAAATCAAAAATAATCTACCTCCTGATACTCAAATCACGGTAGAAAAAATGAATCCGTCCATTCTTCCTGTAATTGGGTATGCTATCGAAGGCAAAGGAATGTCGGCAATTGAGTTAAAAAAAATAGCCAATTTTACTATAAAACCATTTCTTTCTCAAATAGATGGTGTATCGGAAATTAGAATTATTGGCGGTAAAGAAAAAGAATATTGGTTGTCCTTAGATTTTAATAAAATGACTGCACTAGGTATTACACCAGATGCCATTTCCCAGGTTTTAAGTCAGACCAATTTTATAAAATCAAATGGTTATTTGTCTGATTATCGCTATTTGTATTTAACCATTACGGATGCCCAAGTTGACAAAAAAGAAGAGTTGGAAAATTTGATTATCAGTAATAATGGGAAAGGAATTGTTACACTAAAAGACATTGCTGCTGTTGAAATTAAAGAAGCTAAAGAATACATAAAAGTAAATGCTAATGGGAAAGAAAGTATTTTGGTTGCTGTCATTAAGCAGCCCAATTCTAATTTAATTTCTCTTTCGGATGCCATGAGTCAAAAGCTGCAGGATTTAAAAACAATCCTTCCCAAAGGCATCACGATTAAACCATTTTATGAGCAAGCCCGTTTTGTAAATGATGCGGTAAAAAGTGTTACAGACAGTTTATTAATTGGATTATTATTGGCCATAATTGTCGCAGTTTTGTTTTTGAAATCTGCCAAAGCCAGTGCTACTATATTAATTATTATTCCTGTAACACTGGGATTAACATTGGTTGTTTTATACCTCACAGGGCAAACGTTCAATATTATGACTTTGGGGGCAATAGCGGCTGCTTTAGGGCTAATTATTGATGATGCCATCGTTGTGGTAGAACAAATTCACCGTACACATGAAGAACATCCTGACGAGCCTACGGTTTCGCTTTTGCAAAAAGCAATTCATTATTTATTTCCAGCCATGTTGGGATCATCCATCAGTACAATTGTAATTTTTATTCCTTTTGTTTTAATGAGCGGAGTTGCAGGTTCCTATTTCAAAGTACTTACGGATACGATGATTATCACTTTGGTTTGTTCCTTTTTTGTTACTTGGTTGTTGCTTCCGGTTGTCTATTTATTGCTTTCCAAGAAAGACAGAGGGATAGCTGAAACAGAAAAAGTCTCTGAAATTCATGAAGTGAAAACTCAAAATTGGGTGTCTTATTTTATTGGAAAACCTATTATAAGTATTACTTTTTGCCTTGTTTTAATACTTTCAATAGTTATTATTCTACCTAATTTAGAAACTGGTTTTTTACCCGAAATGGATGAAGGAAGTATTATTTTAGATTATGAAAGTCCGCCAGGAACTTCACTTGAAGAAACGGATAGAATGCTGAACGAAGTAGAGAAAATTATTATAAAAGTTCCAGAAGTTGAAGCCTACAGTCGCAGGACAGGTACCCAAATGGGATTTTTTATTACGGAACCAAATCGAGGGGATTATTTAATCCAATTGAAGAAAGACAGAAATAAAACCAGTAATGATGTAATTGATGAAATTCGTGCCAAAGTAGAGGCTACGCAGCCTGCTTTGCGTATCGATTTTGGGCAAGTAATTGGAGATATGTTGGGGGATTTAATGAGTTCCGTTTCACCAATTGAAGTCAAAGTCTATGGAAATGATCAGGCACAATTACAAAAAACGGCAAAACAGGTTGCTGCTATTGTTGAAAAAGTAAAAGGAACCGCCGATGTTTTTGATGGTATTGTTTTGGCTGGACCAGTAATTAATATTCATCCTAATTACATTCAATTGGCACAATACGGAATCACTCCATCGGACTTACAGTTTCAAATGCAAACCGCTTTAGAAGGAAATGTAGTAGGAAGCTTGTTAGAAAATGAAAAACAAACTCCCATAAGATTAATTTATGCCAATGGGAAAAAAAGAAGTTTGGAAGACATTAAACAACTAAAAATATTTTTACCTAATGGACAAGCTATTCCGATTACCAGTTTAGTAACGATTTCAATCGAAAAAGGAGTAGCTGAAATCGAGCGCGAAAATCTACAAATGATGAGTGTAGTAACTGGACGATTAGATAATCGAGATTTAGGAAGTGTGATGAAGGAAATTCAAACTAAAGTCACCTCTCAAATTAAATTGCCAAGCGGTTATTATATTGAATATGCGGGAGCTTATAAAGACCAGCAACAATCGTTCAAAGAGTTATTGATGATTTTAATCGCTTCTTCTTTATTGGTTTTTGGTGTTATTCTATTCCTTTTTAGAGATTTTAGAGTAGCGTTTGTCATTTTATTAATCTCTGTTTTAGGAATTGCAGGAAGTTATCTTTTGCTTTTTATTACAGCCACTCCACTTAATGTAGGGAGTTACACTGGAATTATAATGATTGTGGGTATTATTGCCGAAAATGCCATTTTTACTTTTCTACAATTTAGAGAAACCTTTAAGTTAACAAGAAACGTCAATGAATCCATTGTATATTCGATTTCTACTCGATTACGACCAAAACTAATGACGGCGTTAGGAGCTATTATTGCGCTTTTACCTTTAGCGATTGGAATAGGTACGGGATCTGAGTTGCATCAGCCATTAGCTATTGCAGTGATTGGAGGATTCCTGATTGCGATGCCTTTATTACTGATTGTGTTACCAAGTTTGCTAGCGCGAGTCTATAAAAACGAAAAAGAATTTAAACATTTTCAATAG